The sequence below is a genomic window from Candidatus Thermoplasmatota archaeon.
TGACGAAATCAAGGCATTGAAAAAAAAGGCGAATTCGATGGGCCTGTGCACAGCCCTCATACATGATGCAGGAATGACGGAACTGGAGCCCGGAACGATCACAACGCTTGCCATAGGGCCGGCGGACGAAAGTATAATAAATAAAATTACAGGACAACTTCCATTGAAATGAAAAAAGAAATACGTATTCTTGGAATAGACGACATGCCCTTCTCATTTGATGATGAAGTGGTAGATGTCATAGGGGTCGTGATGAGAGGTAACCATTATATAGAGGGGGTTTTGCGTACAACCATAGAAGTCGACGGAATGAATTCCACCCCCTCCTTAACAAAATTGATCAACAATACAAGGCACAGCAAACAACTTAAGGTGGTAATGGTAGACGGAGGTGCCCTCGGAGGATTCAATGTTGTTGATATCGAGAAAATAAATGAGGGTACCGGAGTGCCAATCATGACCGTAACCAGAAATGAGCCGGACGAGGAAAAAATAAAAG
It includes:
- the pth2 gene encoding peptidyl-tRNA hydrolase Pth2, which produces MYKMAIVANDILMSPGKLAAQVAHAAVECTLKLYKKNPSLLKEWVDEGQKKIVLKADIDEIKALKKKANSMGLCTALIHDAGMTELEPGTITTLAIGPADESIINKITGQLPLK
- a CDS encoding DUF99 family protein, whose amino-acid sequence is MKKEIRILGIDDMPFSFDDEVVDVIGVVMRGNHYIEGVLRTTIEVDGMNSTPSLTKLINNTRHSKQLKVVMVDGGALGGFNVVDIEKINEGTGVPIMTVTRNEPDEEKIKEALKKHFDDWEERWKILNKGEIKKLELNYPLYVKYSGIQPGEVREVVRLSIVRGAIPEPIRIAHLIATGIKTGESYGKNR